Genomic segment of Rubrivirga sp. SAORIC476:
CACCGCCGCCTGTTCGATGAGGCCGCGGACGTGATGCTCCTCCACGACACCGACGGGGGGGCGCTCCGCGTCAACGCCGCGGGCCGGGCCGTGCTCTGCGTGGCGACCGACACGCCGTCGCTCTCTCTGCTCGACGCCGTCGCCGTGGCCGACCGGGCGATGCTCCGCCGTCACCTCGCCGCGCTGGAGGCCGACGGGCAGGCGCGGTCCGACATCCGCGTGAGCGGCCCCAGCGGCGACCCGATCCTGCTCGACCTCGCGTCCCGCCTCGTCGGGGAGGACGGTGCGCGGCGGGCGGTGTCGGTCGGGCGCGACGTGGGCGCGCGGCGGGCTCGGGAGGCGGCGCTCGTGGCGGCTCGCGACGAGGCCGAGGAAGCGGCGCGCGTCCGCAGCCAGTTCCTGGCGTCGATGAGCCACGAGATCCGGACGCCGCTGACCTCGGTGGTCGGCTTCACGGAGATCCTGCGCGACGAGGTCGACGAGAGCCAGCGCGGCCTGGTGGACGCCATCGCGGCGGGCGGGCAGCGGCTGCTCTCGACGCTCGACTCGGTGCTGGACCTCGCCACGCTCGACGCCCGGCGCGAGACGCTGCGCCCGGCGTCGCTGGACGTGGTCGCGGCCGTCGAGAGCGCCATCGAGCAGGCCCGCCCGCAGGCCGAGGCGCAGGGCCTGACGCTGACTGTCGAGCCCCTCGCCGCGTCCCTACCCGCTACGCTCGACGCCGACGCGCTGGGCCGCATCCTCGCTCACCTCGTGGGCAACGCGGTCCGCTACACCGAGGTCGGGAGTGTGACCGTGGAGGTCGACGCCGACGCCGACGCGGTCGCGATCCGCGTCATCGACACGGGCATCGGCATCCCTGAGGCGGCCATGGCGACGTTGTTCGACGGGTTCAAGTCGCCGGGGCAGGGACAGGGCTTCGGTCTGGCGATCACGCAGCGGCTCGTCCACCTGATGGGCGGCACGGTGTCCGTCGAGAGCCGGTGGCGCGCGGGCACGGCCGTGACGGTGGTGCTCCCGCGCGGCGACGCGACGCCGACGGAGGCGCCGCAGACGGCAGAGGCCCTGGCGTAGCTCGGGTCAGCGCCAGTATCCGAACCAACTCCCGCCGAAGTCCCGGTCGAACCGCTCCTTCGAGTCGAACGAGAGCCGGAGGGTGTCGGGGGTGAGCACCCCGAACGGGTCGTGCGGCCCGAGCAGGTCGAGGACGGCGGCCACGCATGCCTCCCTTCGAGCCTCGGCCTCGGTCACCTGGGCGTCGGTGTGGACGAACACGACGATCCCGTCGAAGCACGTCTTGACGCCCCACAAGTCGGGCACGCCCGCGTCCCGGATGCGGGCCTCCAGGTCCGCCTCGGTCACGCGGCCGACCGCCTCCCACCGGGCGAGCGGAGCGAACGCGGCGAACACCACGAACAGGTCGGTGGTGGAGTAGCGGAGGCGTGAGGCCCAGCCGAGGAGGCTCTTGAAGCGGTCCGCGATGGCGGCCTGGGCCTCCCGGTCGAATCCGGCGCCGTCCCGGAAGGGCACCACATCGTCCTCGTCCCAGACGAGGACCTGGAGCCGCGGGCGCCCGTGGAGGGACCGGTCGTGGACGACGTTGACCACGCGCACGCCCCAGGTCGCCTCGACGGCGGCGGCCAGCCGGTCGAACGGGGGGCCGAGGCGGGCCTCCCCGCGCAGGAGGCGCACGGTGGCGGCGTACTCCGGATCCTTTGGTGAGGTCACCCCGCGCTAGACCGCCGCGACGGCCTCGCCCATGGCGCGCGGGATGGCCGTGTCGTAGGGCTCGCGGAGGGCCTCGACCGCTACGTCCACCACGCGCTCGGCGCCGACCGAGATCACGAGCCCGCCATCGGTGACGGTGCCGATGGGCGTCGCCTGCGCGCCGTGCTCGGCGACCAGGGCGCGGACTGCCTCGGCGTCGTCGGGGGCGACGGAGAGCACGATGCGGCTCTGGGCCTCGCCGAACAGGACGGCGTCGAGCCGGGCGCCCGAGTCGGGGAGGGCCACCTCGGCGCCCAGGCCGGCGAAGACGCACGACTCGGCCAGCGAAACCGCCAGCCCGCCGTCGGCCACGTCGTGGGCGCTGCGGACGAGCCCGGCGCGGATGGCGGCCAGCACGGCGGCCTGGATGGCGCGCTCCTCGTCGAGGTCGAGGTGGGGCGCGTCGCCCTCGGTGCGGCCGTGGACGGTCGCGAGCAGCTCGCTGCCCTCGATGCCGCCCGTCTGCCACCAGCCGGCCGGGGAGACGAGCATCAGCACGTCGTCGGGGGCGGCGAAGGCCGCCGTCGTCGTGTGCGCCTCGACGTCCGCCACGAGCCCGACCATCCCGATGGTGGGCGTCGGGAAGATGGCGCTGTCCGGGTTCTCGTTGTAGAAGCTCACGTTGCCGCCCGTGACCGGCGTCTCGAAGGCGCGGCAGGCGTCGCCCATCCCGCCGACGGCCTCGGTGAACTGCCAGTAGACCTCCGGCTTGTAGGGGTTGCCGAAGTTGAGGCAGTTGGTGACGGCCAGCGGCTCGCCGCCCGCGCAGACGACGTTGCGCGCCGCCTCGGCGACCGCGATCCGACCTCCGCGGCGCGGGTTGAGGTAGACGTAGCGGCCGTTGCAGTCGGTCTTCATCGCCAGCCCGCGCTCGCCGCCCTCGCTTCCGGTCGTGCCCTTGAGGCGGATCACCGCCGCGTCGGTCGGGCCGGGCCCGGCGACCGTGTTGGTGCGCACCTCGGTGTCGTACTGCTCGAACACCCAGCGCTTGGACGCGATGTTGGGCGCGCCCATCAGCGCGACGAGCGTGTCGCCGGCCGTCTCCTCGGTCACGTCCGGGATCGCGCCGAGGTCGGCGGTCTGGGTCCGGTCGAGGTAGGTCGGGCGGGAGGTCTCGCGGTGGTAGACCGGCGCGCCGCCGCCCAGCACCAGCGACTCCGCCGGGACGTCGACCACCAGGTCGCCGTGCCAGAACACGCGGACGCGCTCCGTGTCGGTGACGACGCCGATCTGGACCGCGTGCAGGTCCCACTTCTCGAAGACGGCCTCGACCTCGGCCTCGCGGCCTTTCTCGACCACCACCAGCATCCGCTCCTGGCTCTCCGAGAGCAGAATCTCGTAGGGCGTCATGCCGGTCTCGCGCTGGGGCGTCTTCTCCAGCTGGAGGTCCATCCCGACGCCGCCCTTCTCGCTCATCTCGCACGACGAGCACGTGATGCCCGCCGCGCCCATGTCCTGCATCCCGACGACCGCGCCGGTCCGGATGGCCTCCAGCGTCGCCTCCAGCAGCAGCTTCTCGGTGAACGGGTCGCCCACCTGGACGTTGGGGCGCATCGCGTCCGAGTCCTCCGACAGCTCGACCGAGGCGAACGTGGCACCGTGAATGCCGTCGCGGCCGGTCGCACTGCCGACGATGAACACGGGGTTGCCGACGCCCTCGGCGGTCGCGCTGACAGTCTCGCCCACCTTGACGATGCCGACCGACATGGCGTTGACCAGCGGGTTGCCCTCGTAGGCCGGGTCGAACACGACCTCGCCGCCGACGGTCGGCACGCCGAACGAGTTGCCGTAGCCGCCGATGCCGCGCACGACGCCGTCGAACAGGAACCGGACGCGCGGGTTGTCCAGGCTCCCGAAGCGGAGCGAGTTGAGGCTCGCGATCGGCCGCGCGCCCATCGTGAAGATGTCCCGCTGGATGCCGCCGACGCCCGTCGCGGCACCCTGGTAGGGCTCGACGGCCGACGGGTGGTTGTGGCTCTCGATCTTGAACGCCACCGCCAGCCCGTCGCCGATGTCGACCAGCCCGGCGTTCTCGTCGCCCGCAGCGGCCAGCAGCTTCTCGCCGTCGCGCGGGAGCGTCTTCAGGAGCGCGATCGAGTTCTTGTACGAGCAGTGCTCGGACCACATGACCGAGTAGATGCCGAGCTCGGCATAGGTCGGTGTCCGTCCGAGGATGTCGAGGACGCGGGCGTAC
This window contains:
- the purL gene encoding phosphoribosylformylglycinamidine synthase subunit PurL gives rise to the protein MSQIPSTGTPQSLPADPEITPALATEHGLTDDEYARVLDILGRTPTYAELGIYSVMWSEHCSYKNSIALLKTLPRDGEKLLAAAGDENAGLVDIGDGLAVAFKIESHNHPSAVEPYQGAATGVGGIQRDIFTMGARPIASLNSLRFGSLDNPRVRFLFDGVVRGIGGYGNSFGVPTVGGEVVFDPAYEGNPLVNAMSVGIVKVGETVSATAEGVGNPVFIVGSATGRDGIHGATFASVELSEDSDAMRPNVQVGDPFTEKLLLEATLEAIRTGAVVGMQDMGAAGITCSSCEMSEKGGVGMDLQLEKTPQRETGMTPYEILLSESQERMLVVVEKGREAEVEAVFEKWDLHAVQIGVVTDTERVRVFWHGDLVVDVPAESLVLGGGAPVYHRETSRPTYLDRTQTADLGAIPDVTEETAGDTLVALMGAPNIASKRWVFEQYDTEVRTNTVAGPGPTDAAVIRLKGTTGSEGGERGLAMKTDCNGRYVYLNPRRGGRIAVAEAARNVVCAGGEPLAVTNCLNFGNPYKPEVYWQFTEAVGGMGDACRAFETPVTGGNVSFYNENPDSAIFPTPTIGMVGLVADVEAHTTTAAFAAPDDVLMLVSPAGWWQTGGIEGSELLATVHGRTEGDAPHLDLDEERAIQAAVLAAIRAGLVRSAHDVADGGLAVSLAESCVFAGLGAEVALPDSGARLDAVLFGEAQSRIVLSVAPDDAEAVRALVAEHGAQATPIGTVTDGGLVISVGAERVVDVAVEALREPYDTAIPRAMGEAVAAV
- a CDS encoding HAMP domain-containing sensor histidine kinase, with the protein product MTASSPGLLALLSLSPDLAAGLGVALGLLVGAAAAGWVVRTRECRARAAVEASDALHRRLFDEAADVMLLHDTDGGALRVNAAGRAVLCVATDTPSLSLLDAVAVADRAMLRRHLAALEADGQARSDIRVSGPSGDPILLDLASRLVGEDGARRAVSVGRDVGARRAREAALVAARDEAEEAARVRSQFLASMSHEIRTPLTSVVGFTEILRDEVDESQRGLVDAIAAGGQRLLSTLDSVLDLATLDARRETLRPASLDVVAAVESAIEQARPQAEAQGLTLTVEPLAASLPATLDADALGRILAHLVGNAVRYTEVGSVTVEVDADADAVAIRVIDTGIGIPEAAMATLFDGFKSPGQGQGFGLAITQRLVHLMGGTVSVESRWRAGTAVTVVLPRGDATPTEAPQTAEALA